The Hyphomonas sediminis genome contains a region encoding:
- a CDS encoding DUF1993 domain-containing protein, translated as MTNMVSYILKASTAQTLGALKGILIKGEAYARALNVEDRVLLSARLYPDMFDVTRQVQIACDTVARGAARLAGIDMPSFPDTEQSFAELIARCEKAIAYVNSVDDAKIDANADVTLQIPMGPNTVPMEGKAYLSGFVLTNLHFHAAMAYGLLRKQGVALGKRDFLVPAA; from the coding sequence ATGACCAACATGGTCTCCTATATCCTGAAAGCCTCGACCGCGCAGACGCTGGGCGCGCTCAAGGGCATCCTCATCAAGGGCGAGGCCTATGCGCGGGCGCTGAACGTGGAGGATAGGGTGCTCCTCTCCGCGCGGCTCTATCCGGATATGTTTGATGTGACGCGGCAGGTGCAGATTGCCTGCGATACCGTGGCGCGGGGCGCGGCCCGGCTTGCCGGGATCGACATGCCGAGCTTTCCGGATACGGAGCAGAGCTTTGCGGAGCTGATCGCGCGGTGCGAGAAGGCGATTGCCTACGTCAATTCGGTCGATGACGCGAAGATTGACGCCAATGCCGATGTGACGCTGCAAATCCCGATGGGGCCGAACACGGTTCCGATGGAGGGGAAAGCCTATCTCTCCGGTTTCGTGCTGACGAACCTGCATTTTCACGCCGCCATGGCGTATGGCCTGTTGCGCAAGCAGGGCGTGGCGCTTGGAAAGCGCGACTTCCTGGTGCCGGCTGCGTGA
- a CDS encoding outer membrane protein, with protein MFRSLLIATAATGLAAAAHAQETGPYLEGGYQYLDIKPDGADSGVDTNAIAARAGWRFNDIFSLEAELATGIDDGEFDYNVDEDSLNFDDNNDGDLSDVIAASGDIGLNYLTGIYGKASLPLTERLNAYARAGYAYVDLDASLATPGGLDINVEDSADGPAFGAGMSYDLSDNLYLKGDYTYYSFDSTDTSGVMLGVGYKF; from the coding sequence ATGTTCAGATCCCTGCTTATTGCGACGGCCGCTACCGGCCTTGCCGCGGCTGCTCACGCACAGGAAACCGGCCCTTATCTTGAAGGCGGTTACCAGTATCTCGACATCAAGCCTGACGGCGCCGACAGTGGCGTTGACACCAATGCTATCGCGGCACGTGCTGGCTGGCGTTTCAACGACATCTTCAGCCTTGAGGCCGAGCTGGCAACTGGTATTGATGATGGCGAGTTCGACTATAATGTCGACGAGGACTCTCTCAACTTCGACGACAACAATGATGGCGACCTCAGCGATGTTATTGCGGCGTCCGGTGATATCGGCCTGAACTATCTGACGGGCATTTACGGTAAGGCGAGCCTTCCGCTTACGGAGCGGCTGAACGCTTACGCCCGGGCCGGCTATGCGTATGTTGATCTTGATGCATCGCTTGCCACTCCGGGTGGTCTCGACATCAATGTGGAAGATTCAGCCGATGGTCCGGCTTTTGGTGCCGGCATGAGCTATGATCTCAGCGACAACCTCTATCTGAAGGGTGATTACACTTATTACTCTTTCGACAGCACGGACACGAGCGGTGTGATGCTGGGTGTCGGCTACAAGTTCTGA
- a CDS encoding M2 family metallopeptidase, with the protein MMRQILKPAMITASAAALAVALASCGPTKTKIDPDAIAMEEKAIEARAFLKDAETRISAKSHEAAQAYWNQATNITDETNAAAASQGAEFTKLTVSLANTSKKFDVKELPADVARKMQILRSGITLPAPSRDGTAEELADITTRLDATYSTGKFLYNGREIDLLEASRIIQDSRNPAELKAMWEGWHSIAAPMAPDYARMVTIANEGARELGYPSLDQMWLSNYDMPPAEMEAEVQRLWTQVEPLYKELHCYARTRLNSYYGEAVQPATGPIRADLLGNMWAQSWSGVYDILKTDTPSPSYDVTQRLVEQGYTPLKMVQTGEAFFTSLGLQSLPETFWERSMITKPEDREVVCHASAWDLDDFEDVRIKMCTQVNSEDFYTVHHELGHNYYQLAYRFQDFLYKNGAHDGFHEAIGDFIALSITPEYLEQIGLITAEEKPGPDADTALLLRTALDKIAFLPFALSVDSWRWGVLSGDTAPEQYNQSWTDIRLKNQGIIPPGPRPADAFDPGAKYHIPGNTPYLRYFLSFIMQFQFHKAACEQAGWEGPLHRCSIYGNKEVGRRFEEMMEAGMSEPWPDTLEKFTGTREMDGSAIIEYFDPLMVYLKEQNEGQSCGW; encoded by the coding sequence ATGATGCGTCAAATCCTGAAACCCGCCATGATAACGGCGAGCGCTGCGGCGCTTGCAGTCGCGCTCGCGTCCTGCGGACCTACCAAAACCAAGATCGACCCCGATGCCATCGCCATGGAAGAAAAGGCGATCGAGGCCCGCGCCTTCCTGAAGGACGCCGAAACACGCATCTCCGCCAAGAGCCATGAGGCCGCCCAGGCCTACTGGAACCAGGCCACCAACATTACCGACGAGACCAACGCCGCCGCCGCCTCGCAGGGCGCCGAGTTCACGAAACTCACCGTCAGCCTCGCCAACACCTCCAAGAAGTTCGATGTGAAGGAACTGCCCGCAGACGTTGCCCGCAAGATGCAGATCCTGCGCAGCGGCATCACCCTGCCAGCCCCCTCGCGCGACGGCACCGCCGAGGAGCTGGCCGACATCACCACCCGCCTCGACGCGACCTACTCGACCGGCAAGTTCCTCTATAATGGCCGCGAGATCGACCTGCTCGAAGCCTCCCGCATCATTCAGGACTCGCGCAATCCGGCTGAGCTCAAAGCCATGTGGGAAGGCTGGCATTCAATCGCCGCGCCCATGGCGCCCGACTATGCCCGCATGGTCACCATCGCCAATGAAGGCGCACGCGAGCTGGGCTATCCCAGCCTCGACCAAATGTGGCTGTCGAATTACGACATGCCGCCCGCCGAAATGGAAGCGGAAGTCCAACGCCTGTGGACGCAGGTGGAGCCCCTCTACAAGGAGCTTCACTGCTACGCGCGCACGCGCCTGAACAGCTATTATGGCGAGGCCGTCCAGCCCGCCACCGGCCCGATCCGAGCAGACCTGCTCGGCAATATGTGGGCGCAAAGCTGGTCGGGTGTTTACGACATCCTCAAGACCGACACGCCCAGCCCCAGCTATGATGTCACCCAGCGGCTTGTCGAACAGGGCTATACGCCGCTGAAGATGGTGCAGACCGGTGAAGCCTTCTTCACTTCACTTGGCCTGCAATCCCTCCCGGAAACCTTCTGGGAACGGTCGATGATCACCAAGCCGGAAGACCGCGAAGTCGTCTGCCATGCTTCGGCATGGGATCTCGATGACTTTGAGGATGTCCGTATCAAGATGTGTACGCAGGTGAATTCGGAAGACTTCTACACCGTGCACCACGAACTCGGGCACAACTACTACCAACTCGCCTACCGCTTCCAGGATTTCCTCTACAAGAACGGCGCCCATGACGGCTTCCATGAGGCCATCGGGGATTTCATCGCCCTGTCGATCACGCCGGAATATCTGGAACAGATCGGCCTCATCACGGCAGAGGAAAAGCCCGGCCCTGACGCCGATACGGCGCTCCTCCTGCGCACGGCGCTCGACAAGATCGCCTTCCTGCCCTTTGCCCTGTCAGTCGACAGCTGGCGCTGGGGCGTCCTCTCCGGCGATACCGCGCCGGAGCAATATAATCAGTCGTGGACGGACATTCGCCTGAAGAACCAGGGCATCATCCCGCCCGGCCCGCGCCCCGCGGATGCGTTCGATCCCGGCGCGAAATACCACATCCCCGGCAACACGCCTTACCTGCGCTACTTCCTCAGCTTCATCATGCAGTTCCAGTTCCACAAGGCAGCCTGCGAGCAGGCCGGCTGGGAAGGCCCGCTCCATCGCTGCTCCATTTATGGCAACAAGGAAGTTGGCCGCCGCTTCGAAGAAATGATGGAAGCCGGCATGTCCGAACCCTGGCCGGACACGCTGGAAAAATTCACCGGCACCCGCGAAATGGATGGCAGCGCCATCATCGAATATTTCGATCCGCTGATGGTTTATCTGAAGGAACAGAATGAGGGCCAGAGCTGCGGATGGTGA
- the grxD gene encoding Grx4 family monothiol glutaredoxin — protein sequence MTDQATLDAIDKAVKENDVVLFMKGTPTFPQCGFSSVVVQILDYLGVEYVATNVLADQAVREGIKAYTNWPTIPQLYVKGEFVGGCDIIKEMFENGELRDLMAEKGIALETE from the coding sequence ATGACCGACCAGGCAACCCTCGACGCCATCGACAAGGCCGTCAAAGAAAACGACGTTGTCCTCTTCATGAAGGGCACGCCGACCTTCCCGCAATGCGGCTTCTCCTCGGTCGTGGTCCAGATTCTGGACTATCTGGGCGTCGAATATGTCGCCACCAACGTGCTGGCCGATCAGGCCGTGCGCGAAGGCATCAAGGCCTATACGAACTGGCCAACCATTCCGCAGCTCTATGTGAAGGGCGAATTCGTCGGCGGCTGCGACATTATCAAGGAAATGTTCGAGAATGGCGAGCTCCGCGACCTGATGGCCGAAAAAGGCATCGCGCTCGAAACCGAGTAA
- a CDS encoding helix-turn-helix domain-containing protein — MAENAGMSPQNFARVFRSEVGTTPARFVEKLRLEAARQGVERTSLSLQQIASETGFGDPERMRLAFLRVYGQPPMVLRRQSKRDTNF, encoded by the coding sequence ATCGCGGAAAATGCGGGAATGAGCCCGCAAAATTTTGCGCGGGTTTTCAGATCAGAAGTCGGAACAACGCCCGCTCGGTTTGTTGAAAAACTCCGCCTGGAAGCGGCCCGGCAAGGCGTTGAAAGAACGTCGCTGTCTCTTCAGCAGATTGCATCGGAAACCGGGTTTGGCGACCCGGAAAGAATGCGGCTCGCCTTTCTACGGGTCTATGGACAGCCCCCCATGGTCCTGCGACGCCAAAGCAAGAGGGATACAAATTTCTGA
- a CDS encoding M28 family peptidase: protein MSDKKPHKAHWHYANRDMLLGGGLMIAVMLAVWLFWPRGDEELPGVTYHPVYADAGEMLHLAQVLSSDALEGRASGTAGNEAARGFIHKRFEEIGLLPLPGFQAYTHSFPIVPREADAAPIEGANLVGMIPGKTPGAGPAMLITAHYDHLGIRGGEIYNGADDNASGSAALVAVAEYFALHKPEHDIFIAALDGEEIGFLGARALARMEGFDLSRVALNLNFDMVSRSDVGELYVSGTYHTPALAEMVSQVAAGAPVTLLMGHDRPEEGPNDWTMQSDHAVFHQAGIPILYFGVEDHPDYHKPTDDFDNVTLDFYVRAADTLVMAALAADAELPQIYALRREPAAATDQPQGNAE from the coding sequence ATGAGCGACAAGAAGCCCCACAAAGCCCACTGGCATTACGCAAACCGGGACATGCTGCTGGGCGGCGGCCTGATGATAGCCGTGATGCTGGCTGTCTGGCTGTTCTGGCCGCGCGGGGACGAAGAATTGCCCGGCGTGACGTATCATCCTGTCTATGCCGATGCGGGGGAAATGCTGCACCTGGCGCAGGTGCTTTCCTCTGATGCGCTGGAGGGCCGTGCGAGCGGCACGGCCGGAAACGAAGCGGCGCGCGGTTTTATCCACAAGCGGTTCGAGGAAATCGGCCTGCTGCCATTGCCGGGCTTTCAGGCCTACACGCACAGCTTCCCGATTGTGCCGCGTGAGGCGGACGCCGCGCCGATCGAGGGGGCCAACCTTGTTGGCATGATCCCGGGCAAGACGCCGGGCGCGGGACCAGCCATGCTGATTACGGCGCATTACGACCATCTCGGCATCCGGGGCGGCGAGATCTACAACGGCGCGGACGACAATGCGTCGGGATCGGCGGCGCTGGTGGCGGTGGCGGAGTATTTCGCGCTGCACAAGCCCGAGCACGACATCTTCATTGCGGCGCTGGACGGGGAGGAGATTGGCTTTCTCGGCGCGCGGGCGTTGGCGCGGATGGAGGGGTTTGACCTCTCGCGCGTGGCGCTGAATCTGAACTTCGACATGGTGAGCCGGTCTGACGTGGGCGAGCTTTATGTGTCGGGCACGTATCATACGCCGGCACTGGCGGAGATGGTGAGCCAGGTGGCGGCCGGCGCGCCCGTAACGCTGCTGATGGGGCATGACCGGCCGGAAGAAGGGCCAAATGACTGGACGATGCAGTCCGACCATGCGGTGTTCCATCAGGCGGGCATTCCGATCCTCTATTTCGGGGTGGAGGATCATCCTGACTATCACAAGCCGACCGATGACTTCGACAATGTGACGCTCGACTTCTATGTGCGCGCGGCCGACACGCTGGTCATGGCGGCACTGGCAGCGGACGCAGAGCTTCCCCAGATATATGCCCTGCGCCGGGAACCGGCCGCAGCAACAGATCAACCACAAGGAAACGCCGAATGA
- a CDS encoding Panacea domain-containing protein — MPASFDPKKSAQVAAFFCLKAGGKINVLKLVKLMYLSDRLSMERSGSPVVYDKFVSMKFGPVVSETYNLIKGETESEQWDDLIVDLEKHTVGLARKLTDDDSDQLSRFEERILEEVWATFGDMDRFKLAELTHKICPEWEDPGDSSKEIPRERIFKFLKPETADEMARRLDTEYGLRAALSRN, encoded by the coding sequence ATGCCAGCCTCATTTGACCCCAAAAAATCAGCTCAGGTCGCCGCCTTCTTTTGTTTAAAAGCAGGCGGAAAGATCAATGTTCTCAAGCTTGTAAAGCTTATGTATTTATCGGACCGGCTCAGTATGGAACGGTCTGGATCGCCAGTTGTGTACGACAAGTTCGTCTCAATGAAGTTTGGTCCCGTTGTATCGGAGACCTACAATCTCATCAAAGGGGAAACAGAGTCCGAACAATGGGATGACTTAATTGTTGACCTTGAGAAACATACCGTCGGGCTGGCCCGAAAGTTGACAGATGATGATTCCGACCAATTAAGCCGCTTTGAAGAGCGGATTCTGGAAGAGGTTTGGGCGACTTTTGGCGACATGGACCGCTTCAAGTTGGCCGAGTTGACACATAAAATTTGTCCTGAGTGGGAAGATCCGGGTGACAGCTCGAAGGAAATTCCTAGAGAGAGAATTTTCAAGTTTCTGAAGCCCGAAACTGCGGATGAAATGGCTCGTCGGCTTGATACCGAGTACGGGCTTCGAGCTGCTCTTTCGAGGAACTAA
- a CDS encoding BolA/IbaG family iron-sulfur metabolism protein, translating to MGMSRDTLMKYLTDAFPEAEITLTDLAGDDNHWQAEIVSAKFAGVPRVRQHQMVYEALKGDMGGVLHALALKTRAP from the coding sequence ATGGGCATGAGCCGCGACACGCTGATGAAATACCTGACGGATGCCTTCCCCGAGGCTGAAATCACACTCACCGACCTCGCGGGCGACGACAATCACTGGCAGGCCGAAATCGTCAGCGCCAAATTCGCCGGCGTGCCCCGCGTGCGCCAACACCAGATGGTCTACGAAGCCCTGAAGGGCGACATGGGCGGCGTCCTCCACGCCCTCGCCCTCAAGACGCGCGCGCCCTGA
- the rimO gene encoding 30S ribosomal protein S12 methylthiotransferase RimO, with amino-acid sequence MTITPSAPAPIRPTKAPKVGIVSLGCPKALVDSERIITRLRAEGYQIAPDYSGADLVLVNTCGFLDSARDESLSAIGEAIEANGRVIVTGCLGAEPEVIEKAHPKVLAVTGPHQYEAVMDAVHTHLTPPHNPHLDLVPESGLRLTPRHYAYLKISEGCNNRCSFCIIPKLRGDLVSRPIHHVLSEAEKLVAAGVKELLVISQDTSAYGLDVKYKPETWRGGEYQTRFLDLAKGLGSLGVWTRMHYVYPYPHVDNVIPLMADGLITPYLDIPFQHASANVLKAMKRPGNQDKVLSRIQKWREQVPDLAIRSTFIVGFPGETEEDFQVLLDFIREAKIDRAGCFKYENVAHAESGKLEGHVPEDVKEDRWHRFMAAQAEVSAARAEAQVGRTLDVIIDGPGEETGEMIGRTQADAPEVDAVVYLDNASHLKPGEIIKAEITGADDYDLYGTPA; translated from the coding sequence ATGACGATAACACCCTCCGCCCCCGCCCCGATCCGCCCCACAAAGGCGCCCAAAGTCGGCATCGTGTCCCTTGGCTGCCCCAAGGCGCTGGTCGATTCCGAGCGGATCATCACCCGCCTCCGGGCTGAAGGCTACCAGATTGCACCCGACTATTCCGGCGCAGACCTCGTACTGGTGAACACCTGCGGCTTCCTCGACTCCGCCCGCGATGAAAGCCTCTCGGCCATCGGTGAGGCAATCGAAGCCAATGGCCGCGTCATCGTCACCGGTTGCCTCGGCGCCGAGCCCGAAGTAATCGAGAAAGCACACCCCAAGGTGCTCGCCGTTACCGGCCCCCATCAATACGAAGCGGTCATGGACGCGGTGCATACGCACCTGACGCCGCCGCACAATCCGCACCTCGACCTCGTGCCCGAAAGCGGCCTGCGGCTCACCCCGCGCCATTATGCGTACCTGAAGATCTCCGAAGGCTGCAACAACCGCTGCAGCTTCTGCATCATCCCCAAACTACGCGGCGATCTTGTCTCCCGCCCGATCCACCATGTCCTCTCCGAGGCAGAAAAGCTGGTGGCGGCGGGCGTCAAGGAACTCCTGGTGATCAGCCAAGACACCTCCGCCTACGGACTGGATGTGAAATACAAGCCGGAAACCTGGCGCGGCGGAGAATACCAGACCCGCTTCCTTGATCTCGCCAAAGGCCTCGGCAGCCTCGGCGTGTGGACGCGGATGCACTATGTGTACCCCTATCCCCACGTCGATAATGTCATCCCGCTGATGGCAGACGGCCTGATCACGCCCTATCTCGACATTCCCTTCCAGCATGCCTCCGCCAATGTGCTGAAGGCGATGAAACGCCCCGGCAATCAGGACAAGGTCCTGAGCCGCATCCAGAAATGGCGCGAGCAGGTTCCAGACCTGGCCATCCGTTCGACCTTCATCGTCGGCTTTCCCGGCGAGACGGAAGAAGACTTCCAGGTCCTGCTCGACTTCATCCGCGAAGCAAAAATCGACCGTGCAGGCTGCTTCAAGTACGAGAACGTTGCCCATGCCGAAAGCGGCAAGCTGGAAGGCCACGTTCCGGAAGACGTGAAGGAAGACCGCTGGCACCGCTTCATGGCGGCGCAGGCAGAAGTATCCGCCGCCCGCGCCGAAGCGCAGGTCGGCCGCACACTGGACGTGATCATTGATGGCCCCGGCGAAGAGACCGGCGAAATGATCGGCCGCACGCAGGCCGACGCGCCGGAAGTCGACGCCGTCGTCTATCTTGACAATGCGAGCCACCTGAAGCCGGGCGAAATCATCAAGGCCGAAATCACCGGCGCCGACGATTACGACCTCTACGGCACACCTGCCTGA
- a CDS encoding GIN domain-containing protein, with protein MLKPLATTAAIALIAAPLAFAGTKSVDTRNFDQIEVKGAMTLIYTPGPSTSVSIETDGNDFSDADVSVDGDTLVITRKSLEKRGLFGNGASLKVSNDGKSVKVNGKKVPAYTVRVTSPDLESVRVAQSSRADVSGVDAESFTARTSSAAKLTLSGRANDAEIAASSSGEIYASEFEARTLDVDASSSGEVEIAVAGTGEVEASSSSSGEISIRSLNAANFTVNSSSGGEVSLAGACGRISISASSGADVDASALKCEVATAQASSGADIEAFASVSATGSASSGGDISFEGRPAEQQANKSSGGDVTFN; from the coding sequence ATGTTGAAACCCCTCGCCACTACCGCTGCCATCGCCCTCATCGCGGCTCCCCTCGCCTTTGCTGGCACCAAATCCGTCGACACACGCAATTTCGATCAAATCGAAGTCAAAGGCGCGATGACCCTGATTTATACGCCAGGCCCAAGCACTTCGGTCTCGATCGAAACCGATGGCAACGACTTTTCCGACGCGGATGTATCCGTAGACGGAGATACTTTGGTGATTACGCGCAAAAGCCTGGAAAAGCGTGGCCTGTTCGGCAACGGCGCAAGCCTGAAGGTGTCGAACGACGGCAAGAGCGTCAAGGTCAATGGCAAGAAAGTGCCCGCCTACACCGTTCGCGTCACCAGCCCCGATTTGGAAAGCGTTCGGGTGGCACAATCCTCGCGAGCCGATGTAAGCGGCGTCGACGCTGAAAGCTTCACCGCCCGTACTTCATCTGCCGCAAAGCTGACCCTGTCCGGGCGCGCCAACGATGCGGAGATTGCCGCCTCTTCCTCTGGCGAAATCTACGCGTCGGAATTTGAAGCCCGCACTCTGGACGTGGACGCCTCTTCGTCTGGTGAAGTGGAAATCGCGGTCGCCGGCACTGGCGAAGTTGAAGCTTCGTCGTCTTCCTCCGGTGAGATCTCGATCCGCTCCCTGAACGCCGCAAACTTCACTGTGAACTCGTCGAGCGGCGGCGAAGTAAGCCTTGCCGGCGCCTGTGGCCGGATCAGCATCAGCGCTTCGTCCGGCGCAGACGTGGACGCAAGTGCCCTCAAATGTGAAGTTGCCACAGCCCAAGCCTCCAGCGGCGCCGACATTGAGGCCTTCGCCTCTGTATCGGCAACCGGCTCAGCTTCCAGCGGCGGTGACATCAGCTTTGAAGGCCGCCCCGCCGAGCAGCAGGCGAACAAGTCCAGCGGCGGCGACGTGACTTTCAACTAA